In a single window of the Bacteroidales bacterium genome:
- a CDS encoding glycosyltransferase family 2 protein translates to MTDISVVISLLNEEESLPELCEWITKVCDNEKLTYEIIMIDDGSKDNSWNVIERLAEENKNIKGIKFIKNYGKSAAIFEGFTVAAGDVVITMDADLQDNPEEIPELYKMIMNDDYDLVSGWKKKRYDPLFSKNLPSKFFNLTARRVSRLKLHDFNCGLKAYKNKVVKSIEVYGEMHRYIPILVKQAGYTKIGEKIVKHQERKYGKSKFGIERFINGFLDLLSITFITRFAKRPMHFFGTLGSFSFFAGFGILIYLSIAKIFWAQYAMTERPLFFLGLLAIIFGSQLFLTGLLADLVSRTSQDRNKYHIDEKINL, encoded by the coding sequence ATGACAGATATATCCGTAGTAATATCTTTACTGAATGAAGAAGAATCATTGCCTGAACTTTGTGAGTGGATAACTAAAGTTTGTGATAATGAAAAGTTAACATATGAAATAATAATGATTGATGACGGAAGTAAAGATAATTCTTGGAATGTAATTGAGCGATTAGCTGAAGAAAATAAAAATATAAAAGGTATAAAGTTTATTAAAAATTACGGAAAATCCGCTGCAATTTTTGAAGGTTTTACTGTTGCTGCAGGTGATGTTGTAATTACTATGGATGCCGATCTTCAAGATAATCCTGAGGAAATTCCGGAATTATATAAAATGATAATGAATGATGATTACGATTTAGTTTCAGGATGGAAGAAAAAAAGATATGATCCTTTATTCAGTAAAAATTTACCGAGTAAGTTTTTCAATCTTACAGCAAGAAGGGTAAGCCGGCTGAAATTACACGATTTCAATTGCGGTTTAAAAGCATATAAAAACAAAGTTGTTAAAAGTATTGAAGTTTACGGCGAAATGCACAGATACATACCAATCCTCGTTAAACAAGCCGGATATACTAAAATCGGGGAAAAAATCGTAAAACACCAAGAACGGAAATACGGTAAATCGAAATTTGGAATTGAAAGGTTTATTAACGGATTCTTAGATCTGCTTTCAATTACATTTATTACAAGATTTGCAAAACGGCCGATGCACTTCTTTGGTACATTAGGATCCTTTAGTTTCTTTGCAGGATTTGGCATATTGATTTATTTATCAATTGCAAAAATATTTTGGGCACAATATGCAATGACCGAGAGACCTCTGTTTTTCCTTGGATTATTAGCAATAATATTCGGAAGTCAGTTATTTCTTACAGGCTTATTAGCTGATCTTGTTTCGAGAACTTCGCAAGACAGGAATAAATATCATATTGATGAAAAGATAAATCTGTAA
- a CDS encoding tetratricopeptide repeat protein, which produces MKKKIQILSVQLLILIAIPIALISQSNYSDNLLLDSLYKNTKTNSPEKKIKAFLSLSNYYFYSDPDSAHKYLYKGLTISRTNDLKENEMQILKQIGILCNEQGDIENAMKFFGKSLEIAKSLNDTLSIISAIGNMGNSHVYSGNYKEAIKNFTEVLNLSKERNDIRGMATAYGALGNLYIHINNYEKALDYYILSKERFEDLNNEIGIALSLMNIAIVYNKTGRYDNALENYSQANTIFINNNNNLNSAKCLSGISRIYSYKGNYKKSIDSEFKALKIYKDYDAKIDIVNSYSFIASNEIYLKNYKRSINLLDSIIETAVTNKYYSHLENITDKYRISYDSLGDYKKAYYYSTLNKLYYDSIFNIESDKKFSELEIKFETSQKEQQIELYKKNEEILNKENRNRLITATALIISLILASVIFFLINNRAKLKAKQKSTEIEQKLLRTQMNPHFIFNALSAIESFMYKNDLDKSALYLSNFAKLMRLILVSSRKNFISLDEELQILNYYIEFQKIRNKIDFNYEINISEDIDIENTLIPPMLIQPFVENAIEHGFSGEIRDALLKISFNLKNNYIFVDITDNGKGIKSTEDPKTNHQSLAIQITKERLGITAGKKQRKEINLSIQDLTDINQNLRGTKVSIKIPHFEDF; this is translated from the coding sequence TTGAAAAAGAAAATCCAAATATTATCAGTTCAATTACTAATTTTAATTGCCATACCGATTGCCTTGATTTCTCAAAGCAACTATTCTGACAATTTGTTACTTGACAGTTTATATAAAAATACAAAAACCAATAGTCCCGAAAAAAAAATAAAAGCTTTTTTATCCTTATCAAATTATTATTTTTATTCTGATCCTGACAGTGCTCATAAATATTTGTATAAAGGGCTTACAATTTCAAGAACTAACGATTTAAAAGAAAATGAAATGCAAATACTGAAACAAATCGGTATTTTATGTAATGAACAAGGGGATATTGAAAATGCAATGAAATTTTTCGGGAAATCATTAGAAATTGCTAAGAGCTTAAATGATACACTATCTATTATTTCTGCAATAGGAAATATGGGGAATTCTCATGTGTATTCAGGAAATTATAAAGAAGCAATTAAAAATTTTACTGAAGTACTTAATCTTTCAAAAGAAAGAAACGATATTCGCGGAATGGCAACAGCTTACGGTGCTTTAGGAAATCTTTATATTCATATTAATAACTATGAGAAAGCACTTGATTATTATATTCTTTCAAAAGAAAGATTTGAAGATTTGAATAACGAAATCGGTATTGCATTGTCTTTAATGAATATTGCAATTGTTTACAATAAAACCGGGAGATATGACAATGCTTTAGAAAATTATTCACAAGCAAATACAATATTTATAAATAATAATAATAATTTGAACTCTGCAAAATGTTTAAGCGGAATCTCAAGAATATACAGTTATAAAGGAAATTATAAAAAATCAATTGATTCAGAATTTAAAGCCCTTAAAATTTACAAAGATTATGATGCAAAAATTGACATTGTAAATTCATACAGTTTTATCGCATCCAACGAGATTTATTTAAAGAATTATAAAAGATCAATTAATTTATTAGATTCAATTATTGAAACAGCAGTTACGAATAAATATTATTCTCATTTAGAAAATATCACTGATAAATACAGAATATCATATGACAGTTTGGGAGATTATAAAAAAGCATATTATTATTCAACTCTTAACAAATTATATTATGACAGTATCTTTAATATTGAAAGCGATAAGAAGTTTTCAGAATTAGAAATAAAATTTGAAACTTCTCAAAAAGAACAACAGATTGAATTATATAAAAAAAATGAAGAAATCTTAAATAAAGAAAACAGAAACAGGTTAATTACAGCAACCGCATTAATTATATCATTGATCCTCGCCTCGGTAATTTTCTTTTTAATTAATAACAGAGCAAAATTAAAAGCCAAACAAAAAAGTACAGAAATCGAACAGAAACTATTGCGAACACAAATGAATCCTCATTTTATATTTAATGCTTTATCTGCAATAGAAAGTTTTATGTATAAAAATGATCTTGATAAATCGGCTTTGTATTTATCAAATTTTGCAAAACTAATGAGACTTATATTGGTAAGTTCAAGAAAAAATTTTATCAGTTTAGATGAAGAACTGCAAATTCTTAATTATTATATTGAATTTCAGAAGATTAGAAATAAAATTGATTTTAATTATGAAATTAATATATCTGAAGATATTGATATTGAAAATACATTGATACCTCCTATGTTGATACAGCCTTTTGTTGAAAATGCAATTGAACACGGATTTTCCGGTGAAATAAGAGATGCTTTATTAAAAATTTCTTTTAATTTGAAAAACAATTATATTTTTGTTGATATAACTGATAACGGCAAAGGTATCAAAAGCACTGAAGACCCGAAAACGAATCATCAATCGTTGGCGATTCAAATAACAAAAGAAAGATTAGGTATTACAGCCGGGAAAAAACAGAGAAAAGAAATCAATCTGTCAATTCAAGATTTAACTGATATTAACCAAAACTTAAGAGGTACAAAAGTAAGTATTAAAATTCCGCATTTTGAAGACTTTTAA
- a CDS encoding urocanate hydratase yields the protein MNPDIFKRKIKEGIPSKLPENKGRRLSISHAPRRKNILNTEEKKLSLKNALRYFDKKHHDILAPEFLKELEDYGRIYMYRFMPDYKMHARPIDQYPANTEQAAGIMLMIQNNLDDAVAQHPDELITYGGNGAVFQNWAQYLLSMQYLSEMTDEQTLVMYSGHPMGLFPSHKDAPRVIVTNGMVIPNYSKQDDLEKFNALGVSQYGQMTAGSYMYIGPQGIVHGTTITVLNAGRKILKEGETDLKGKLFLSSGLGGMSGAQPKACNIAGVISVIAEVNPKASKKRHEQGWVDEYFNDLNKLVKRLIIAKEKKEIVSIAYEGNIVDVWEKFAEENIFVDLGSDQTSLHNPWAGGYYPVELSFEESNKMMSENPDKFKKHVQKSLIRQADAIKKHTDKGTYFFDYGNAFLLEASRAGADILNEDNSFIYPSYVQDIMGPMFFDYGFGPFRWVCTSGKDDDLQKTDKIAANVLKEIADNSPDEIKGQMHDNIKWIKEAGKNKLVVGSKARILYADCEGRTKIANAFNQAVKSGEISAPVILGRDHHDVSGTDSPYRETSNIYDGSQFTADMAIHNVIGDSFRGATWVSIHNGGGVGWGEVINGGFGMLLDGTEETERRLHMMLHWDVNNGITRRSWARNEGSVFAVRRAMKENDKLKVTLPNFADDSLINSLF from the coding sequence ATGAATCCGGATATTTTTAAAAGAAAAATAAAAGAAGGAATTCCTTCAAAATTACCTGAAAATAAAGGCAGGAGATTAAGCATTAGTCATGCTCCGAGAAGAAAAAACATTCTTAATACAGAAGAAAAAAAACTTTCTTTAAAGAATGCTTTAAGATATTTCGATAAAAAACATCATGATATTTTAGCACCGGAGTTTTTGAAAGAGTTGGAAGATTACGGTCGAATCTATATGTATCGTTTCATGCCTGATTATAAAATGCATGCAAGGCCAATAGATCAATATCCTGCAAACACTGAACAAGCAGCAGGAATTATGCTGATGATTCAAAACAACCTTGATGATGCAGTAGCTCAACACCCTGATGAGTTGATAACCTACGGCGGAAACGGAGCAGTTTTTCAAAATTGGGCACAATATCTTCTTAGTATGCAATACCTTTCCGAGATGACTGATGAACAAACACTTGTAATGTATTCCGGTCATCCTATGGGATTATTTCCTTCTCATAAAGATGCACCGAGAGTTATTGTAACAAACGGAATGGTTATTCCAAACTACTCGAAACAAGACGATTTGGAAAAATTTAATGCATTGGGAGTTTCACAATACGGACAAATGACTGCCGGATCTTATATGTATATCGGTCCTCAAGGAATTGTTCACGGAACAACCATAACTGTATTAAATGCCGGAAGAAAAATATTAAAAGAAGGTGAAACTGATCTTAAAGGAAAACTATTTTTAAGTTCAGGATTAGGCGGAATGTCAGGGGCACAGCCAAAAGCTTGTAATATTGCCGGAGTAATTTCAGTAATTGCTGAAGTGAATCCCAAAGCAAGCAAAAAAAGGCATGAACAAGGCTGGGTAGATGAATATTTCAATGATCTTAACAAACTTGTAAAAAGGCTTATAATTGCCAAAGAAAAAAAGGAAATTGTATCAATCGCATATGAAGGAAATATTGTGGATGTATGGGAAAAATTTGCAGAAGAAAATATTTTCGTTGACTTGGGTTCAGATCAAACATCTTTGCATAATCCATGGGCAGGCGGCTATTATCCTGTCGAACTTTCATTTGAAGAAAGTAATAAAATGATGTCAGAAAATCCGGATAAGTTTAAAAAACATGTACAGAAATCCTTAATAAGACAAGCTGATGCAATAAAAAAGCATACTGATAAAGGGACATATTTTTTTGATTACGGAAATGCCTTTTTACTTGAAGCAAGCAGAGCAGGTGCAGATATTTTAAATGAAGACAATTCATTTATATATCCGTCTTACGTCCAAGACATTATGGGACCAATGTTTTTTGATTACGGATTCGGTCCGTTTAGATGGGTTTGCACTTCAGGAAAAGATGATGATTTGCAGAAAACAGATAAAATTGCAGCAAATGTACTTAAAGAAATTGCAGATAATTCTCCCGATGAAATAAAAGGACAAATGCACGACAACATAAAATGGATAAAAGAAGCCGGGAAAAATAAACTTGTTGTAGGCTCAAAAGCCAGAATTCTTTATGCAGATTGTGAAGGCAGAACAAAAATAGCAAACGCATTTAATCAAGCCGTAAAATCCGGTGAGATTTCGGCACCGGTTATTCTCGGACGCGATCATCATGATGTTTCAGGTACTGATTCGCCATACAGAGAAACTTCCAATATATATGACGGTTCACAATTTACTGCTGATATGGCAATCCATAATGTAATCGGTGATTCTTTCAGAGGTGCAACTTGGGTATCGATACATAACGGCGGAGGTGTCGGCTGGGGCGAAGTTATTAACGGTGGTTTTGGTATGTTGTTAGACGGTACTGAAGAAACCGAAAGAAGGCTTCATATGATGTTGCATTGGGATGTAAATAACGGTATTACGAGAAGAAGTTGGGCAAGAAATGAAGGTTCTGTATTTGCCGTTAGAAGAGCAATGAAAGAGAATGATAAATTAAAGGTTACTTTGCCTAATTTTGCTGATGATAGTTTGATAAATTCATTATTTTAA
- a CDS encoding LytTR family DNA-binding domain-containing protein has translation MKTFKKINAAVIDDEQNARDVISKIINNHFNNIKINTAKNVKTGIRLINDNDPDIVFLDIDMPDGTGFDLLKKINSHHFKLIFITAYEEHAIKAIKFSALDYILKPVNEVELIEAVNKAIQEIDTEVNQQKIMAFLSNIENLSQKPKKLVLNTSDNIYVINIEDIVRCQSENNYTIFYLNNKKKIIMSKTLKEYDNLLSENDFVRIHRSHLININYIERFDKKDTGNVFMKDNSKIPVSVRKKDELVKKLNMLS, from the coding sequence TTGAAGACTTTTAAAAAAATAAATGCTGCTGTAATTGATGATGAACAGAACGCAAGAGATGTAATCTCAAAGATTATTAATAATCATTTTAATAATATTAAAATCAATACAGCAAAAAATGTTAAAACAGGAATTCGTTTAATAAACGATAATGATCCTGATATTGTTTTTTTGGATATTGATATGCCCGACGGCACCGGTTTTGATCTCTTGAAAAAAATAAATTCACATCATTTTAAATTGATCTTTATTACGGCATATGAAGAACATGCAATAAAAGCTATTAAATTTAGTGCTCTTGATTACATTTTAAAACCGGTTAATGAGGTTGAACTTATTGAAGCAGTAAACAAAGCCATTCAAGAAATTGATACTGAAGTAAATCAACAAAAGATCATGGCATTTTTATCAAATATTGAAAATTTATCCCAAAAGCCGAAAAAACTTGTTTTGAATACTTCCGATAATATTTATGTTATAAATATTGAAGATATTGTAAGATGTCAGTCTGAAAATAACTATACAATATTTTATTTAAATAATAAGAAAAAAATTATTATGTCGAAGACATTGAAGGAATATGACAATTTATTATCTGAAAATGATTTTGTAAGAATACACCGATCACACTTGATCAACATTAATTACATTGAACGCTTTGATAAAAAAGATACCGGCAATGTATTTATGAAAGACAACTCAAAAATTCCGGTTTCTGTAAGAAAAAAAGACGAATTGGTAAAAAAACTTAATATGCTTTCTTGA
- the lptC gene encoding LPS export ABC transporter periplasmic protein LptC, producing the protein MLKSQNLYKVFFLLLILTTFSCENDLDEIRALENKEELPDITVIDLHSEYSINAKTQIKLITPLAYKYTSKDNEHTLFPEGIDLKFYDKNKKLRSSLTADYSVYYENKGFAKAKGNVILTNINESVLKTEELFIDEKEEKIYSVKSVNITDKDGFEITGKGGFESNLDFTVYKFTDVTGKKIINEEEDELLTGDKTGKQR; encoded by the coding sequence ATGCTCAAATCACAAAATTTATATAAGGTGTTTTTTTTATTATTAATCCTTACAACATTTTCTTGTGAGAATGATTTGGATGAAATAAGAGCATTAGAAAACAAAGAAGAATTACCGGATATAACTGTTATAGATCTGCATTCAGAATACAGCATTAATGCCAAAACACAAATTAAATTAATAACTCCTCTTGCTTACAAATATACAAGCAAAGATAATGAACATACTTTGTTTCCGGAAGGAATTGATTTAAAGTTTTACGACAAAAATAAAAAGCTTCGTTCAAGTTTAACAGCAGACTACAGTGTTTACTATGAAAATAAAGGTTTTGCAAAAGCAAAAGGTAATGTTATATTAACTAATATCAACGAAAGCGTATTAAAAACCGAAGAGCTTTTTATTGACGAAAAAGAAGAAAAAATATATTCAGTGAAGTCTGTAAATATTACAGATAAAGACGGTTTTGAAATTACAGGAAAAGGAGGCTTTGAATCGAATTTGGATTTTACTGTTTATAAATTCACTGATGTTACAGGGAAAAAAATAATTAACGAAGAAGAAGATGAACTTCTGACAGGCGATAAAACCGGAAAACAAAGATAG
- a CDS encoding ABC transporter ATP-binding protein, whose amino-acid sequence MIKIENISKSFDNLKVLKSIDLEINKGEIVSVVGPSGAGKTTLLQIIGTLMPADTGKISINMTDITQLKQKKLSKFRNENIGFVFQFHHLLPEFTALENICMPAFIRGKNKKEIIKSANELLTFLNLSDRADHKPGEMSGGEQQRVAVARALINNPCIILADEPSGNLDTENKHALHKLFFSLRDNYNQTFVIVTHNDKLAQMSDRIIRLKDGIVEK is encoded by the coding sequence ATGATAAAAATTGAAAATATTAGCAAATCTTTTGATAATCTGAAGGTTTTAAAAAGCATTGATCTTGAAATAAATAAAGGTGAAATTGTTTCTGTTGTAGGACCCAGCGGAGCAGGAAAGACAACATTATTGCAGATTATAGGAACATTAATGCCGGCTGATACCGGAAAGATATCAATAAATATGACTGATATCACTCAATTAAAGCAAAAAAAACTTTCAAAATTCAGAAATGAAAATATCGGATTTGTTTTTCAATTTCATCATCTGTTACCTGAATTTACTGCTCTTGAAAATATTTGTATGCCTGCTTTTATCAGAGGTAAAAACAAAAAAGAAATCATCAAATCTGCAAATGAACTTCTTACTTTTTTAAACCTTTCAGATCGGGCAGATCATAAACCGGGTGAAATGTCGGGCGGAGAACAGCAAAGAGTTGCAGTTGCAAGAGCTTTGATTAACAATCCCTGTATTATTCTTGCTGATGAACCTTCAGGCAATCTTGATACAGAAAATAAACATGCTCTTCATAAACTTTTCTTCTCATTAAGAGATAATTATAACCAAACATTTGTTATTGTTACACATAATGATAAATTAGCCCAAATGTCAGACAGAATTATCAGATTAAAAGACGGGATAGTTGAAAAGTAA
- a CDS encoding tetratricopeptide repeat protein, producing MKNNILYLFFFFIFIIQSGLYAQQNPVDSLLNEIKKTTVDTAKVNLLNELANMLRGRNNEQALDYAQQALTLGKEIDYKKGIADVYKTLGIIHFMFGEFDKAYELTKNSRETFESIGDKKGVAACYVNIGIFKRSLGEIIESRDSYQKALDIYLEIDDKEGIAKTYLNLGNLFQMQGDFKTTLDYYFKSLKFYEEVDDKRVVAQLYQNIGIVYGEQKNAEKAIDNFNKALNIFAELGDIRLIAEVNNNIGNYYANNNAYNLAVDYYIKSLELFEEIGYTPMIAYALYKLGDANNKIKKFSKAKDYFDKSLDIYESMNWAPGIALCYNGLGEYYYYQGNNKKAIEFLEKAKEISFGTDINISIESVEWLSMNYAKIGKYKEAYENHLIFKELNDSIFNDNNEKELTAMSMQYEYEKQEKIRKAKEKIEKEKRDAIQKEKDKINRYKIIGLIGLVLVALIIAVISIMSYKRKQRANRLLAAQKEEIEHKNIELEQSNEEVLAQRDEIEDKNILITEQRDIALKQKEEITDSIQYAQRIQEAVLPDKKLFAEDIEDYFIYFRPKDIVSGDFYWMTKVDDKLIVTAADCTGHGVPGAFMSMLGVTFLNEIVNKDKILAASEILDRLRNKVIDSLHQQDRETKDGMDMAISVIDTTKQEIQYAGAYNPLYFIPANSGEYKINKIPADRMPIGIHLKMDKNFTNHIIKYNKGDSIYLFSDGYMDQFGGERGRKLKSKKFQELLLKIQSKSMTEQKDILDKFLTKWKGDLEQLDDIIIIGMKL from the coding sequence ATGAAAAATAATATCCTTTACTTATTCTTCTTTTTTATCTTCATAATCCAATCAGGCTTATATGCGCAACAAAACCCTGTTGACAGTTTACTTAATGAAATCAAGAAAACAACTGTTGATACTGCAAAAGTAAATCTTTTGAATGAACTTGCAAATATGTTAAGAGGAAGAAATAATGAACAAGCATTGGATTATGCTCAACAAGCATTAACCTTGGGAAAGGAAATTGATTACAAAAAAGGAATTGCCGATGTATATAAAACATTAGGAATTATTCATTTTATGTTTGGTGAATTTGACAAGGCATATGAATTAACTAAAAACAGCAGAGAAACTTTCGAAAGCATTGGAGATAAAAAAGGTGTAGCTGCCTGTTATGTAAATATCGGGATTTTTAAAAGAAGTCTCGGAGAGATTATAGAATCCCGAGACAGTTATCAAAAAGCACTTGATATTTATTTAGAAATTGATGATAAAGAAGGGATTGCTAAAACATATTTAAATCTCGGAAACTTATTTCAAATGCAAGGAGATTTTAAAACCACCTTAGACTATTACTTTAAAAGTCTGAAGTTTTATGAAGAAGTTGATGATAAACGTGTGGTTGCCCAACTATATCAAAATATCGGAATAGTTTACGGTGAACAAAAAAATGCTGAAAAAGCAATTGATAATTTCAATAAAGCATTGAATATTTTTGCAGAATTAGGTGATATACGATTAATTGCTGAAGTTAACAATAATATCGGAAATTATTATGCAAATAATAATGCATATAATTTAGCAGTTGATTATTACATAAAATCATTAGAATTATTTGAAGAGATAGGCTATACACCTATGATTGCTTATGCACTTTATAAGTTGGGAGATGCTAATAATAAAATTAAAAAATTTAGCAAAGCAAAAGATTATTTTGATAAAAGTTTAGATATTTATGAAAGTATGAATTGGGCTCCGGGCATAGCTCTTTGTTATAACGGACTTGGGGAATATTATTATTATCAAGGAAATAATAAAAAAGCAATAGAATTTCTGGAAAAGGCTAAAGAGATTTCATTTGGAACAGATATTAATATATCAATTGAATCTGTTGAATGGCTAAGCATGAATTATGCAAAAATCGGTAAGTATAAAGAAGCTTATGAAAACCATCTTATTTTCAAAGAATTAAACGACAGTATTTTTAATGACAATAATGAAAAAGAACTTACTGCGATGAGTATGCAATATGAATATGAAAAGCAAGAAAAAATAAGAAAAGCTAAAGAAAAGATAGAAAAGGAGAAAAGAGATGCTATTCAAAAAGAAAAGGATAAAATAAACAGATATAAAATAATCGGACTTATCGGTTTAGTCCTCGTAGCACTTATAATTGCAGTCATTTCAATTATGAGTTATAAAAGAAAGCAAAGAGCAAACAGATTACTGGCAGCACAAAAAGAAGAAATTGAACATAAGAACATAGAATTAGAGCAAAGCAATGAAGAAGTTTTAGCACAAAGAGATGAAATTGAAGATAAAAATATATTAATTACAGAGCAAAGAGACATTGCTTTAAAACAAAAGGAAGAAATTACTGACAGTATTCAATATGCACAAAGAATTCAGGAAGCTGTTTTGCCGGATAAAAAATTATTTGCCGAAGATATTGAGGATTATTTTATTTATTTCAGACCGAAAGATATTGTAAGCGGTGATTTTTATTGGATGACCAAAGTAGATGATAAATTAATTGTAACGGCAGCTGATTGTACCGGTCATGGTGTCCCCGGAGCTTTTATGAGTATGCTTGGAGTAACCTTTCTTAATGAAATTGTTAATAAAGATAAAATATTAGCAGCAAGTGAGATATTAGACAGATTGAGAAATAAAGTTATTGATTCTTTACATCAACAAGATCGTGAAACAAAAGACGGAATGGATATGGCAATATCCGTCATTGATACAACAAAACAGGAAATACAATATGCAGGTGCATATAATCCGTTATATTTTATTCCTGCTAATAGCGGAGAATATAAAATTAATAAAATTCCTGCAGACAGAATGCCTATCGGTATTCATTTAAAAATGGATAAAAACTTTACAAATCACATAATAAAATATAATAAAGGTGATTCAATTTATTTGTTTTCTGACGGCTATATGGATCAGTTCGGCGGAGAAAGGGGCAGAAAACTTAAATCTAAAAAATTTCAAGAATTACTGTTGAAGATACAAAGTAAATCAATGACCGAACAGAAAGATATATTAGATAAATTTTTAACTAAATGGAAAGGAGATTTAGAACAGTTAGATGATATAATTATTATTGGAATGAAATTATAA
- a CDS encoding pyridoxal phosphate-dependent aminotransferase — MIYTSKRIKRISVSQTLEMAKRSSELREKGIDIIDMSVGQPDFPTPAHIKQAAKEAIDKNYTFYTPVPGYSDLRQAIVDKLKRENNLDYTKDQIVVSNGAKQALANTILTLINKGDEILVPTPYWVSYAELVNLAEGKKKLIKTDISTHYKVTAEQIEKAITKKTKILVYSSPSNPAGSIYSKEELSAIADVIKKHEDIYIISDEIYEHINFVGKHESIAQFEDIKDRVILINGVSKGYAMTGWRLGYMAAPKWIADSCIKLQGQYTSGASSISQKAALAALSGDNIYTMGMNQAFKERRDLIVSLMQDIPGFKTYIPEGAFYIFPEVKEYFGKINNYINIKNSSDLSMYLLNEAHVATVPGTAFGNPNSIRFSFAIGKDKITLAMERIKKALDTLSN; from the coding sequence ATGATTTATACTTCAAAAAGGATAAAGCGAATATCTGTATCACAAACTCTTGAGATGGCAAAACGAAGCAGCGAATTAAGAGAAAAGGGTATTGACATTATAGATATGAGTGTAGGACAACCGGACTTCCCTACTCCTGCACATATTAAACAAGCAGCAAAAGAAGCTATTGATAAAAACTATACATTCTATACACCTGTACCGGGATATTCAGATTTAAGACAAGCTATTGTAGATAAATTAAAACGAGAAAATAATCTTGATTACACAAAGGATCAGATTGTTGTTTCAAACGGAGCAAAACAAGCATTAGCAAATACAATTCTTACCTTAATAAACAAAGGAGATGAAATTTTGGTTCCTACACCATATTGGGTTAGTTATGCAGAATTGGTCAATTTAGCAGAAGGAAAAAAGAAATTAATAAAAACTGATATTTCAACTCATTATAAAGTTACTGCCGAACAAATTGAGAAAGCAATAACAAAAAAAACAAAAATCCTTGTTTACAGCTCTCCTTCAAATCCTGCCGGCAGTATCTATTCAAAAGAAGAATTGTCTGCAATTGCAGATGTTATCAAAAAACACGAAGATATTTACATAATTTCTGATGAAATCTATGAACATATAAATTTTGTAGGCAAACATGAAAGCATTGCACAATTTGAAGATATTAAAGACAGAGTAATTCTAATCAACGGTGTATCAAAAGGATATGCAATGACCGGTTGGCGGCTGGGATATATGGCAGCACCAAAGTGGATTGCAGATTCATGTATCAAGCTGCAAGGACAATATACTTCCGGAGCAAGTTCAATTTCGCAGAAAGCTGCTCTTGCCGCTTTGAGCGGAGATAATATATATACCATGGGAATGAATCAAGCGTTTAAAGAAAGAAGAGATTTAATCGTTTCGTTAATGCAGGATATTCCCGGGTTTAAGACATATATTCCCGAAGGTGCTTTTTACATATTCCCTGAAGTAAAAGAATACTTCGGAAAGATCAATAATTACATAAATATCAAAAATTCATCAGATTTAAGTATGTATTTATTGAATGAAGCACATGTAGCTACTGTTCCCGGAACTGCTTTCGGAAATCCGAACAGTATAAGATTTTCTTTTGCAATAGGTAAAGATAAAATTACTTTAGCAATGGAACGAATAAAAAAAGCTCTTGATACTCTTTCAAACTAA